A window of Streptomyces sp. NBC_01241 genomic DNA:
CGCCCACCGTCTGGCGGATGCTGATCCAGGCCGACCTCTCGCAGCTGAAGACCCCGCCGCGCGAGGTGGTCGCGGCCGGTGAGCCGCTGAACCCGGAGGTCATCGAGACGGTGCGGCGTACTTGGGGCGTCACCATCCGGGACGGCTTCGGCCAGACGGAGACCGCCGTCCAGGTCGCCAACACCCCGGGGCAGCTGCTGAAGGCCGGTTCGATGGGACGGCCCAGCCCCGGTTTCAAGGTCGAGCTCCTCGACCCGGTCACCGGTGAGCCCGGCGCGGTCGAGGGAGAGATCTCCCTCGATCTGTCGTACCGCCCGGTGGGCCTGATGACCGGCTACCACGGCGATCCGGACCGGACCGCCGCGGCCATGGCCGGCGGCTACTACCGCACCGGTGACATCGGTTCCCGCGACGAGGACGGCTACATCACCTACGTCGGCCGCGCCGACGACGTCTTCAAGGCATCCGACTACAAGATCTCGCCGTTCGAGCTGGAGAGCGCGCTGCTGGAGCACGAGGCGGTCGCCGAGGCGGCCGTCGTCCCGGCCCCCGACCCGGTACGGCTCGCCGTGCCGAAGGCGTACGTCGTGCTCGCGGAGGGCTGGGAGCCCGGACCGGACACGGCGAAGGTCCTGTTCGAGCACTCCCGGGCGGTCCTCGCCCCGTACAAGCGGGTCCGCCGGCTGGAGTTCGCCGACCTGCCCAAGACGGTCTCCGGCAAGATCCGCCGCATCGAGCTGCGCGAGCGCACGGCGCGGGGCACCGGCACCGAGTACAACGAGGGGGATCTGCGATGAGCGAGCTCTCCCACACGCAAGCGGCCGGAGTCGGGGCCGGCGGTGCCGGTGCCGGTGCTGTCGTCGGGGCGGGTGAGGACGCTCGGGCCCAGGAGCTGTCCTACGCGCACGGCACCGGTACCACGGCGCTGCTCGGCGACACCATCGGAGGCAATCTCGGCCGCGCGGTCGCGGCCTTCGGCGAACGCGAGGCGCTCGTCGACGTCGCGTCGGGACGACGCTGGACGTACGCCGAATTCGGCGCGTCGGTCGACGAGCTGGCCCGTGCGCTGATGGCGTCGGGGGTGGCCAAGGGCGACCGGGTCGGCATCTGGGCGGTCAACTGCCCCGAGTGGGTCCTCGTGCAGTACGCCACCGCCCGCATCGGCGCCATCATGGTCAACATCAACCCGGCCTACCGGGCGCACGAGCTGGAGTTCGTACTGAAGCAGGCCGGGATCTCGCTCCTGGTCGCCTCGCTCGCGCACCGCACCGGCGACTACCGCGGCCTGGTCGACCAGGTCCGCGGCGACTGTCCCGCACTGCGTGCCGTGCACTACATCGGCGACCCGTCCTGGGACGAGCTGCTGGCCGCCGCGCCATCCGTGACGGAGAAGCAACTCACCGACCGCGCGACCGAGTTGTCCTGCGACGACCCGATCAACATCCAGTACACCTCCGGCACCACCGGCTTTCCCAAGGGGGCCACCCTCTCCCACCACAACATCCTCAACAACGGCTATTTCGTGGGGGAGCTGGTCGCCTACACCGAACAGGACCGGATCTGTCTGCCCGTCCCCTTCTACCACTGCTTCGGCATGGTGATGGGTAACCTCGGCGCCACCTCGCACGGCGCCTGCATCGTGATCCCGACGCCCTCCTTCGAGCCCGCCGCGGTGCTGGCCGCCGTGCAACAGGAGCGCTGCACCTCGCTCTACGGCGTTCCCACCATGTTCATCTCCGAGCTGAACCTCCCCGACTTCGCCTCGTACGACCTCTCCTCGCTGCGCACCGGCATCATGGCCGGATCGCCCTGCCCGGTCGAGGTGATGAAGCGGGTCGTCGCCGAGATGCACATGGACGAGGTGTCCATCTGCTACGGCATGACGGAGACCTCGCCGGTGTCCACCCAGACCCGCCGCGACGACGACCTGGAGCGCCGCACCGGCACGGTCGGCCGCGTCATGCCGCACATCGAGGTCAAGGTCGTCGACCCGGTGACCGGCGTGACCCTGGAGCGCGGCGCGGCGGGCGAACTCCGCACCCGGGGCTACAGCGTGATGCTCGGTTACTGGGACCAGCCCGAGCGCACCGCGGAGGCGATAGACGCGGGCCGCTGGATGCACACCGGGGACCTCGCGGTGATGCGCGAGGACGGCTACGTACAGATCGTCGGCCGGATCAAGGATGTGATCATCCGCGGCGGCGAGAACGTCTATCCGCGGGAGGTCGAGGAGTTCCTCCACGGTCACCCGAAGATCGCTGACGTGCAGGTGGTGGGCGTACCGGACGAGATGTACGGCGAGGAGATCCTGGCCTGCGTCATCCCGAGGGACCCGGCGGACCCGCCGACCCTGGACGAGGTTTCGGGCTACTGCCGCGACCAGTTGGCGCACTACAAGATCCCGCGGCGGCTGCAGATCCTGGAAGCCTTCCCGATGACGGTCAGCGGGAAGGTCCGCAAGATCGAACTGCGGGAGCGCTACGGCCGGTAGGAGCGGATTGCCCCGGGCGTGGTCAGGCGGCCTCGATGATGTCGCCGGCCATGCCCCGGGTCGCGGCCGCCCATTCGATCAGCAGCACCTCGTAGGCGGCGGATTCCACGGACGACCAGTCCTGGCCGGCTCGCGCGTCGACCAACGCCCGTATCGCCTCGTTCGCCTCGGCGGCGGACGGGTGCGTCGGGCGGGTCGTGCGCGGCGGGTCGGTGGGCGGGATCTGCCGTGGAGTTAAAAGCATGGCCCTACCTTAAGGCCCGCCACTGACAACGGTCCGAACATTTGTGGCCCCTGGCTCGAACGTGACGGATTGCACTCACCGTTGCCGGCCGGTTCCACTGCGGTGCGGGTCGTGCCCGGCGCGCGGGACCTCGCGGCGCATGCAGACTCTCGGCCAGCGGTCCAGGCCGTGTTCCGCCTCTTCCGCCCTGATCTTCCGCAGCCCGTCGGTGAGTTCGGATTCCACGAGCGCACGGAAGCCGAGGCGGGTGTAGTACGGGGCGTTCCACGGGACGTGGGAGAAGGTCGTCAGCGTGAGCGCGTCCAGCCGGGCGTCGGCCGCCCACCCGGCGAGATGGTCGATGAGGGTGCTGCCCAGCCCGCGCCGCGCGACGGTCGGATGGACGGAGACCTGCTCGATGTGGGCCGCGCCGTCGACCGGGTCGGCGATCAGATAGCCGGCCGGGCGGTC
This region includes:
- a CDS encoding GNAT family N-acetyltransferase translates to MRIRTARRSDLPLLQDIERAAGEPFRTLGMIAVADDDPPPLDLLDGYRRAGRAWVAVDGDDRPAGYLIADPVDGAAHIEQVSVHPTVARRGLGSTLIDHLAGWAADARLDALTLTTFSHVPWNAPYYTRLGFRALVESELTDGLRKIRAEEAEHGLDRWPRVCMRREVPRAGHDPHRSGTGRQR
- a CDS encoding AMP-binding protein → MSELSHTQAAGVGAGGAGAGAVVGAGEDARAQELSYAHGTGTTALLGDTIGGNLGRAVAAFGEREALVDVASGRRWTYAEFGASVDELARALMASGVAKGDRVGIWAVNCPEWVLVQYATARIGAIMVNINPAYRAHELEFVLKQAGISLLVASLAHRTGDYRGLVDQVRGDCPALRAVHYIGDPSWDELLAAAPSVTEKQLTDRATELSCDDPINIQYTSGTTGFPKGATLSHHNILNNGYFVGELVAYTEQDRICLPVPFYHCFGMVMGNLGATSHGACIVIPTPSFEPAAVLAAVQQERCTSLYGVPTMFISELNLPDFASYDLSSLRTGIMAGSPCPVEVMKRVVAEMHMDEVSICYGMTETSPVSTQTRRDDDLERRTGTVGRVMPHIEVKVVDPVTGVTLERGAAGELRTRGYSVMLGYWDQPERTAEAIDAGRWMHTGDLAVMREDGYVQIVGRIKDVIIRGGENVYPREVEEFLHGHPKIADVQVVGVPDEMYGEEILACVIPRDPADPPTLDEVSGYCRDQLAHYKIPRRLQILEAFPMTVSGKVRKIELRERYGR